TccattatttaaacttaaagtCTACCTTGTTGGCCAAGTATGGGTTGACTACTTCACATTCGATGTAGAACCTAGTCACTCAGCAGTCGTCTTTATTCCTCATACACATATTATGAGTAGGTTAAAGGTGTTAAAAAGAGCGAGAAGAATAGTAGATGGACTACTGGAAGCCTGATTTGGCATTATCTGTAACACTTCTATGGGTTTGCCCATGACCACGGCCGGTGTAACTCGGCCGACACGTCGGGTATCAAGAAAGGTACCGTAATTTTTAATCGTGTACTGGACCCGTTCAaagtataactattttattttaaaccgtaTCCTAGTCGTTTCCGTATCGTCACCAAACACACTAAAAACCCAATTCCTACCAGTGAATATTCAAAACAACCTATGTGTTTTGTTTGACAACTTATTGGCGCAGAAACTGTTGTGTTCGTTATTTGTGGCTCTTGTTTTGTTCCAAGTAAACGATTATTACCACTGTAGGTAAACAAGTTGGTTTATTTAAGGGGTGTAAAAGTGTTGATTACGGGGCTATATTTTGCTTGTGTAAAGTTCTCGTTTTAGTCGCTTTTGTTAGTTAGATTTTAAAGACTTATTTTGGTACCTACAGGAACAACGTTAGTCCGCACGACTTCAATCTAATAATGTAGGGACTAATAATATTACGACTTCCAAGTCCTACTGATTTAACTATTAGAGAAATTAATGACTTTGAGCCGCTTTAAGAAAAAGGTAATAAGTATGATCATAGGCAACAAACAGAACTAATACGCTccttaaaaaatactgtttttggTAACGGACAACGAACTTAAAAATTGTAAGCGCAGAGCTGCTTCTGTTCTTTTGGGTATAATACTGAACTGCTGTCAGTAGCTCACTCTATCGGTAACTAATACAAGTACTTTAAAATTCTGTAAATACTGCCATCTACATTAGTCTTCAGCATCCAGTCATAATTTGGGAGATCTTAATCGCTGATAACACAAGTTTACTAGCAAAgggatagatggcgttgtactcaaatatttttcttgacaATAGCTGCTATtgtcaagaaaaatatttgactgCTGCAGTCAATTAGTTCAAGCACATTTTCGTTGATTATAACTCTCTTTACATAATTATctaaagagtaaataaaaatattccaaacgTGAATAAAACGTCTTggatttagaaaataaaacaagcaaacacatttatatctaacatttaataaatttctcCAATATTCTAACATACTGACACATAAGTGctacacaattatttaaaataacacactGATTCTCATTGCTTAATTTGTTTAAAGACTCTTTTATACTGACTAGTTTATCATTAACCATTGgtgttattatttcattcaaatttctATCATTTGAACAAATTGCTGCAGAATATATCAACCGACTCACATCTGTACTATGATCGTAGTAATATTTGACAACCATCAATAGACCGTAAAAGTTAAAACTTAGGCCTTTACAATCAATATACAAATCTTTATTCAAACCATGActgtttataaaagaaatctGCTCCTGGGATAGTTTCATAGATTTCTTTGTCAAGAATAAGTCGACATCTTCAAACGTAAATGATACATAGTCTAAATCATTCGCTGGTAAGAAGAAACCATACTCTGTGATCAATTTCAAATTATGACTATCACCATAACATATGAATACTTGTGTATAAggatcaaaatcatttttagtGTATATGGAAAAGTTGACATCACAAAATAAgtctttatttaatctattcacattaatattttctatatttctgCTAACCAAAAGCTTGGTCTCATTCCTTGCGTTTGGACTGTGGTTAATCATATCTAAGTACGGacataatgatatttttgtattatcaCATATAAGGTTAATAATTGAAtcgtcaatattatttaaatcaattactttGGATAAATCCATAAACACACATCTTGTGTTTACAGTGAAGTAGGCCCACTCGTATACACCCAATGAGAAATACTTCCTAAACTCTATAATAGTTACATCTTTGCTCAAATtattgcttaaaatattttcaaaa
The genomic region above belongs to Anticarsia gemmatalis isolate Benzon Research Colony breed Stoneville strain chromosome 5, ilAntGemm2 primary, whole genome shotgun sequence and contains:
- the LOC142973408 gene encoding SET domain-containing protein 4, producing the protein MGRTRRKRSLRKARDFCTCDEKEEIVLLNSWLAENGMRRNDKLVLAVFDDTGRGVLTKRKIQSGEELINLPLNLTINVTTILMDKLFSNVFLENSKRCLVEYKQSVSFQSLMAFYLTFLRHQKEKTKWFIYLESLPKEYTVPYFLPNELKQNIDEDILSVVSKQKDIIDSSYSVFENILSNNLSKDVTIIEFRKYFSLGVYEWAYFTVNTRCVFMDLSKVIDLNNIDDSIINLICDNTKISLCPYLDMINHSPNARNETKLLVSRNIENINVNRLNKDLFCDVNFSIYTKNDFDPYTQVFICYGDSHNLKLITEYGFFLPANDLDYVSFTFEDVDLFLTKKSMKLSQEQISFINSHGLNKDLYIDCKGLSFNFYGLLMVVKYYYDHSTDVSRLIYSAAICSNDRNLNEIITPMVNDKLVSIKESLNKLSNENQCVILNNCVALMCQYVRILEKFIKC